From the genome of Solanum lycopersicum chromosome 7, SLM_r2.1:
ATACCAGACCTCAAAACTCCACTACAAAATCCTACTACGAACTAGTTCAACTAGACTAGCTTCCGGACATCTTGgtcgttcttggacgtttgacttaCAAACTCCTCAAACTGTCTTCTAAAACTTATATTGATCATTCTTTACcttattaactaataaaaaaattttaggaTCTAATTaaacctagttcattttgagggtcgtaACATTAACCTTAGGAGCACTAGAAACATCTTTATTTGGAGttctcttcttaaacctaggttgGCTTTGCTTATCAGTTCTTTCCTATTCAAATCTCTACCCAACCTCTCTAGGGTAGAATATTCAATACATTGAGAATACAATGTGAGcctatatatattcatatcattataGAGCATTGTCGTACCACACTCTTCGTTCAAAAGATCGGAAACACCAGTCATAAACCAACTCATCTCATCTCTACGGTTAGACACCAAGTATGGAGCATAGTTAGACAATAAGTTAAATTTCAAGGAATAATCCTCCAAACTCATGTtaccttttttatgttttataaactTCTCAACCTTAACTTCTCTCTTCACATTGGGAAAGTACATTCCTAGGAAtaattccttaagctcttccCATTCTATAGGACCCACTTTAACCGGCCTATTCTCCTTCCATTTAATGTACCACACTTTACTAAGCtccctcaatttatatgaaGCCAAATCCGCTTTCTCCCTAGAAGATACCCCACATCAATCACAACCTTATAAAAACCATCCAAGAATTCTTTGGGATTCTCTCATACATTAGAGCTAAGAAAGATAGTAGGATTCTTCCTCACAATGTCACTCAACCTAGAGGCCATAGTACTCTCAATAACATTCACCGTAGGCCCCACATCACTCTTTGCTTGAGTTGTCATGGTTCAGGTTAGGGTAAGAAGATCCACACTCACATCTTCATTAGACATATTTGAGGGAACCACCATAGCCTCATTGTCTTTGTTAACTATTTGAACTTGgtcaccttgaggaacttgatCCCCTAGAGGAGGAACTCTCTCATTCACTACTTCGTCATCAACTATCTTTGTGGGCGTCCTTGTATTCATATCCTGTAAAAAACAAGAAGCGACTAGGAGAAGACACTTATATAACTCCACTCTATCGCATGATTTCAAGAATATCAAAGAAGTGTATCTTCTATGTCCAATAGCCTCCCACTCATAGAtttgtcgcgactcacacctaTAAACAAGACTCTTCGATACATGGCCTTGTGAGAATTTGAAACCTAAGGATCATTTCACAACCTTATGCTCTTATATTATGTTTGTAAAGGTCCGAGAGAACCCCCTAATCATCACATGGAGTATCTGAACTCGatgaggtcttatacaagcccataacattcattcatcacatagacTGAGGAATTATAACCTTATTTATGCTAAATCAACAGACTTAAGAGTCAACACACTATTAAAATAAGTCTTTGTGAGTAACAAAAATTTAGGCTCATAAGGCCAGCATAGACCCAAACATTAAGAATATGAAACTTAGTGACACTACCCTTTACATTGATAGGAggatacaagtttaatacaaatGTCTTAATGAAAGAGAAACTGGAATACGACGTCTATCTCCTTGACATATGAGGACATAACAAAATCTTGAGAGAATTCTAAGTCCCAAGCTTCAACTCTGGAGAATACCTCACTTGCCCACACCTACACTTTGtagaaaaaagaggaaaatatggaattagtacaactaAGCACTAAGTATGATTACCAGGcaaaaatcatgctaaaagggacatttacttgatatgatacatttaattgatttaaatgatttttcagGCTATATTgataaagtttcataaaaagtgTAAAGGAAATAATACAAGTAAACATCAACATACAAGATTATACCCACAAAATACACCCGGTACCACCACACTCATGAAGTACCAATCTTACTATTAAGAGCATCTACCTATGGTTATCGTAAGACCCGCCTAAGTAAACATATGATGGGGCCGCCCATACAACCTGTTCATGTACACCTAAGTGTACCTCAAGACTTTCTAAGACAAGGCTCATTCCTCTTCAAGTCAACCCAACAAGTTAACGTTCCTTATTAGAATATTTAAAGAGACATTCATACATTTAAGAgaattcacataatggtcttggatgAACTAGGGAACTCGCTCTagtatcttcaaagcctactcgtgccatgtgcaggtagcatcccatactacttaCACGttgtaaaatttattgaatAGGTAGGGTGTACATCCCACATGATGGTAATAGgcataactgacatagaccacactaGCTAGGTATGGAATTCAGAGTCTATCCTACTCCGTGGAGGGtcttctacttgccaagggtagaatcaagacacatcccatgtaggcacatggtttaggGTATATAAAAAGAGTTCTTCATACTCTATTCTCATACTTAAGTAGAGATACTATGTTAAGCATATTTAGTCGATGCTTTCCGTTAGTTCCCAAAAAGTAATTTTATCAGATAAGTGTATTAAAGAGGGCTCGATCATTAGTCTTACCAACCCATAATACCATGACAAAGAAGGGCACCTCTAGAGTCTACCAATTAAGGTCCATAAGGATATCTCATTTAGAGAAAGGTCACCATGCTAGGTCTAGCTGATTCATTTCATACTTTCATTCTTTCGCTAAAAAAAAGATGCCTAAGTCTAACAAGTCCAGAGATCACATTCATCATTTATTTAATGTATCAAGTAGGGACAACTAGATGTACCTAATCAAGACACCATATCAACATATAAAGaatattcattgtatattatcATCACATGTAAACATTTAGACGAAACATGCTTTCattcacaatacaatatagaaGATCACCTTAAGATCATATGACATCTGTATATTATGCCACGTTCTACACAATTACATAAATCTCACTTCAATTAACCTCATAATGGGTTCAATTCcacaataacaataagaataagaagTACACCTGTACTATAAGTGtataaaatcatgcaaaaacaaTCATACTATAATAAGCAATTCAATCAACTCACCATTCTCCAATGCCACAATTCACCATTAAATAACTTCCAATAATATCAACATAGCAAGAGAATTTTCCCATTATCATGCCCACAAGACTAATATCAccaaaacatacatatataaaaaaaattcatcatatatagagatatataacaatattaattaatactaTAAAGTCATATAAGTGCAATTCCACCAATAAACAATCATATTTAACAAACGCACTTTTCGAACCAAAATTAGGGATTTAGAGAAATCATGAATTCAGAGATTTTAACCTTAACACATTAGTTAAGCTATAATATAACCATGACAATTCGTTTGAAACCATTAAATTCATGAACCTAAGAGTTTGAGGAGGAATTAGGGTCTTCATAACATTAGGAAAACTTGAAAACCATTTGAATTTGACTCTTAGGTAAAGGCTAGACCTATATGAAGGATCATCACACCTTAGAGATGAATTACAcaagaaataaagaataaaCCAGTATAAATCATCAACCCTATCTCAAACTTGACCTTAAGCTCCTATTCTGTTCTGGGAGAACCTTTTTTGGAGAGGGCTTTTGAATTTGAAGAGTGAAGTCTAATTCTAGGTTTAAGTATTTTATCTAACTTAAAACATTCTACCATACATAAAATAACCGTCCAAGTATTTATTTACCCAAGGGTGGAATTTACCAAACCACTCATGGCTTGGCCGACTTGTAGCAGAAAAATAGGTTCTCACTCACGACCACCACCTAAGGATTGTACGAGATGTGATGGACCGTCTTGTTGTTTCGTAAAACTCATGTTAGACTTTGCCGTGGAATATAAGGCTCCCTAGGATATGTCTTGAACTACTAAGAAATGGATGCCCATCAAAGGACATACTAGTCGTAAGTAATGGCCTTAAGTCACACCTTTTTGGCAGTTTTGGGGGTTGAGCTTAGGGTCCTCCTGAAGGACCCTTCTGTTGGTCCTTGGCGAGTCGTACCCGTACATTTACATGTTTATATAGTCCCTAGGGTAAATTCCACTTATTTTATACACCAAACAACACAACATAGtagaacacactagcacacaacaaattagttttaaaacgtcttgatcgtcccttgatgtttaaCCTAAAAACTCTTTAaatcaaatactaaaatatatttgtaataattttaacaagttattaactcaataaacTGATGTGAAGCTCTAGTTCATTCTATTCCATTTTTAGGGTCCTTATAGATTCTTTGAGTGTTCATGAGTACAGTTCGGAAGTTCACACAAATTTTTAAGTATGTTCCTGAGATGGTTGCTGATATGAGGAGTAGGATGAGTTAATTCGTTACTCGGTTGTCTCCCTATTAAAATAGCAAGGAAAGGCAACTATATTGATGAGGGATATGGACATAGAATGGTTAATGATCTGAAACAAGTTCAGGATGATAAGTTGAGAGATAGATAAGAGTTTAAGAATGATAGGGCTAAGAAATTAGAGAATCACTCTGGGAAGTAAAAGAGTAATGTGAACCGGTCTTcttttaacaaacaaaaatatgacctactccatcatctgctagtgcacctgCACCAAAGAGTATGAGTCCCGGTCATTCCGACTCTCCTCTTACATTAGTGTCCGAGGCTTGATTTGAGGAGTTTGTGAGGTACCTTCTAGTCATCATGGAAAGTGTCACCTGCTCATGACTATGTATTTCTACTATTTTAGGATTGTAGACATTCAGAGttgttctttaattaaaaaaattgtatactTACCTAGTCACTTGTATACATAGCTTTTGGGGAAGGTtttgttatgttattatttgCAAAATTCTTCTGTTATGTTCTGtccttttttaatttcatacaaTCGTATTTACCCTTGTCAATGATTGTTTAGGTTAACCTGTCTTAGTTGGATAAGGCAGGCGTTATCAGAATCAACTTTAGAATCGTGATAGTTAGAACTTTTATCTCTTCatataattgcatttttaaagtttaaagagATAAAGTTGAATGATCCAAACTCTATGAATGTATGTTTTCTAAAGCAATGAAAAAACTATCTATCGAGGAGAGGGTCAATTGAATTCCGTtcatcgaaaaattatatttttataactaGACATATTTGTTCTAAtattaatatactttttttgtCTCCCACACAAGGATTAAATTTATCTTCAACTATTTTTAAATTCCAATACtaaattcttgattttattaCTATACAAAGGAATATTCCAACAATTAAGAGGAGAATATAAGCACATACGACATAacgattatttttttgaactcTATCTACCCATAAATTCTTCGTCTAGCACATTGCCGGAAAAAGTAAatgtttttcatataattttaaatttattttttattttattttaataaatatatatttgtatatgaacaattacacaaatattattttatgtgtgtCACATATTTGTGATTTTTATAATCTAAACAAGTTTAACGAAAAGAGATGTAGAGTCTTCCActttaaaacattaattaaaattactttaatGTTAAGTCAAACTAACTATTATCttttgtaagaaaaatattattacctCAATCACAATTCAATGTCGTGTGTCATTTTTGTAGTAATTCTGATGGTTTGCATTAGAAATGATATTTGACTAACTCTATTGgaactatttaaatttatttggtcAAAGTCTAAAAATGAATGTTTTCATGTATTATCCTTATAATATACACTACAAAGCATACTAAATTACAAaggtaaaagaataaaatgattttaaataaatttctcaATTAATGTCAAAATATCACTATCAACACAATATTAAATTCATCACAATAATTGATTTAGAACTCTAGTATGTTCACACCTTTGCACTTTAAATTTATCTTACTTTTTATggacaaataataaattttccaaaattgaacaaacataattttaaaaaaacagcTCACCAATAAAAGTTTACATATAAAAGGCGAGATGTTTGTTCACTTCCtagttttaatattatttttttaaaaatatatacaagcaGTCAAGAGGAGACACTTCAATCAATACAGGTTTGTTTCTTCACCTATTTCAGTTTTTAAACGGGATTAATCAAGAGGAACATATTTGAGACGGAATTGATTCACTCGTTCAAtctattcaatttatttttgctttttattttcttgcatAAAGGAATCGAATTACGTGATAGtgagtttgatttaatttagaTCTTGTTTTGGTTGTCAATCTTTTGCACTTGTgttcatttataaatttacaGTTCATTTTAGCAAGTGTCTTGTTTTGATTTTATAGACCatttgttataaattttaaaacctAGAATTAACAAGATagaattgttttttaattactGTTGATTAATCCTATTCAATTTGTTAAGGGATAGATGAACAACAAAGAGGAACATATAAACGGGATTGAGACGATATAGATTTTCCCATTCATTCTATTAAAttcattattgtcttttgttttcttttaataaagGAATCGAATTGTGTGATGGTGAGTTTGAGCCAATTTAAatccttttttctttctcaattttgtGCCCTTGTGTTCATTTACAAATTTACACTTCGTTTTAGCAAGTGTcttgtttttgaatttattcatcatttctaataaattttaaaacatataattaacaagagtgaaaaataattgatttctcCTTCTTGTAATCctgttttaattcttttttcaatGACCtatcagaaaaaaatatttctaccCCAAAAAGTTGTAGCAAAACTTGTGTACATCCTTCAAATCCTACTTATGGGATAACATCAGgtatgttgttttattattgTGTATTGATATGTATGAAAAATCTCATTGAAATACAACAAGACCTCCATCAATTTTTCTACCATCATTCActcaattataattttaaatatgaaaataaggcTTCCATCTAAATCTGAGAATGAGAGTCACCGAAGGATGATGCTTTCTTCATCCCTCATAATCATTACTCTATGTTTCACTCAAATCAAAAAGCTTTGTTTCATCTGTCAAATCTAtatgcaatttttattttttatattcaactcaattttactttatgaattacAATGCATATGTACGGTGATGATTCAGATAAAGTGTATGTAGTTGCAAAGACATATGTGTATATTAACCTAACTATGTTTCTTTTGTGACTTctaaaatttcatttgttttaaaatttagacTTGTTAGTATGGAGGGAAGATTTTGCTTTTTGCGAGCATGATttgtcaaattaaataattagttgatcttgatttttgtatttcattcaATAGTATATGCCTAATATGCTCGAagcagaaaagaaaaagaaagaagattccaAGAGGAATGAAAAATATTCTGGAGAGGATAAAGGAGACTCTTCCAAGAAAATACTACAGAACAGGCGAAAGCAAGAAATAATTTATGGTACATAATTAATTCATTCAACATCTTACATTTGACTTATGTTGATTATTGTTTTACTTGTtcacttaattaaattaaaagatgattattgtcttttttaattctaatcttattattaaataacttttaaatttttttttacattattagtatttaaaaaaaattaatttcaatgtATCATTAATAACCTTTTTTGAgtacaataaaaatttaaataatattgttttaaGGGAACAAGGGGAGCAATTCACAACTTTCCTTGAAGGAGATGAAGGATGCAGATaatgaaaaacaaattattcACGGTAcataatttattagtttattcaAGAACTTATAAATGAATCATACTATTAATTATCTTTCATTTGGTTATTTATGATTTTCAGCTGAGTTTGAAAGTCTTGGTGAAGATAACCCATTGGATGATTATAATGCTACCTTAATCAACAATAACATTGACAATACGTGTTTGTATCCCCTCCTTCAAGCTTGCGAGGTAATTGTTCAAtagttttgtttatttaaaaactattattgagcatgtaaattaattatattccaCAATATACATTTCTTTCTCCAATCGTTTATTTAAGAAACAATATGTATTTGCAGGAGTTAGAAAGTGAGAAATTCAACGAACGCAACGAAAGCAACATAAGATGGGATCAAGAGGATTCTTTTGAGAAGGAACATCCTGACCAACAACAAGAAGGAAATATTGATGGTatttaaggaattttacaccttactaattaaacttaagataattatttgatattttaaaaaataaaaagtagagaaatatcaaaaatttaaatcaatgaGCACATATCAATTTAAGCTCATGCCCTAATTTGCACAATACATATTTCTAGCCTAAAATACAATCATTAGATTAAAGCTTCAGTCCCACTTTTTGATCTTCCAATTGGTTTCATATGTATCATGGATTCTCACATATAATTTTTAGGTGAGTCAAATCTCAACCAAATTGCATGTGAAGATGGTAACCCAGATAATTATCatcatattataaaaaacaaCATTATCAACTATGGCTCGAGACTTTTGGCAAAAGATGAAAATGGTGGAAACTATCATTTTACACAAGGATTACCGAGAAGTACCAAATTTCGTTCTATCGGTAACCTTTATAAGGTAATTCATATAAAGCTTACGTATATCTTCTTTCATAACATCATGTATTTTCaacaaatttcttttattttttactttttataattagatacttgaaaaaatgaaataaattgcagaacttattttgttatctcATGAAATTTCCTTCCATTCTACAGTGTACTTCTAGGCTTTCACCAATTGAAGATGAATATAATTGGAATCATCTAACTAAAAAAGACCCAAATATGAATCATTAAGCAAATGAAGATTCAAGTGTCAACACAAACGAAAAAAATGTTGGTTGTAAGAGAAAGGGGAGAAACAACAATGGAGAAAGTGATGATGGTACTTCTTCCCGTAGGTTCAATATtgagttttaattatttttttaatcctaTGTCAATGCTTAGGTTGTCTTTTAATCactttttagaattttgaattttatcattTCAGGTAAAACTTTAAACTTAGGTTGTCTTTATAAACTTGGTCAATTACTTCTCCAGTTCTTCTTTATTaagatttattttcaaaattcattaacaGAAGCGGTGTGATCTCTCTCGAGCAACAAAAGatcaaattttatatcaagGATCTTTTGAATACAACCTATCTACCTCTACAAAATGGTGATAAGGTTTACATGCAATCTATCCTCTGATCCCTAGATACCACTTGGTGGATTTCACTAGGTATGTAATTGTTGATAAAtaccaaataaataaagataagcaCTCTCAACATAAATATTCTTGTTCACAACTAATTTATTCATTCATAGAGTCTTATAAATAGCTTAGTCAGGATGCAATAGATCTTTTTTCCTacaattcaacataatgatcttcacaataaataaacaacCAATGGACGACAAGAAGACATTGCCGTGAGTCCTTATATACAACATAACTACAAAACATAAATGATTAAGTGGCAATAAAAAATTTTCCGCTATATTGTGCTGAGTggaaaaacttaataaatatgagTATTTATAACCAATACTCTATACAAATgtcattaaaagttttaatgaCACTAGATGCAATGACATTAATTACcgctatatatttattatagtagTGCTTGTGATTGAAGTGTCATTGTCACAACCTTTATATGACTTATGAAGAATTAAAGTAATCATGGAAAAACTATCGAAAGGATGAAAAgattataatagaaaaaaatcatattgaaTGTCCAGATAAAACAAGATTATATGTTGCTTTCTCAAGGATTACAACAGAAAAAGTTTGAACATGCCTACCCCAACCCCAATCCAACCCTTTTCAATTCCTATTTCATATACCTTCACTTGATTATCGGGTCTTGTTCTACATTGAACTATAAATAGAGTTGATCAAgaagggggtgggggtgggggttcTAGGTAGGATTCAACTGTCTAAcctatttcatttatatattcAGTGTACTAGGAGTATATTCATCACAAATAATTCTCTTTGATAACATAgttcacattttttaattttttttctcacagACTATTTTGTCATGCCGTCCACGAAAAAGATATACTTGTCTTTTCAATTAATCCTTCAAACCAAATGAACACttgtatatttcttttgttctaaaataatacattaaaaatgaCTCGATAGAGAGTTTACCAGTAAGAGTGTGATTGTTTTCCTATATAATGTTTCTTCTATAGAACGAAAAGGAATTACCAAGAtcaaaaatttagatatataatAGTCGAAAAGAGAATGGTCATGCTTGAGGTTATAAATATAGTTATGTCGCACTTATTCTCTGCAACAAACGGGATAATGTTAGTTGTACCACCACATGAGTAGCTGGACGGCAATGATCATGAAGACAGACAAGGCGAGATGAAAAAATTTGGTGAAAATATTATGAAGACAGCTCAAAAGCATTTAGTTGTGGCACCCCTATTAATGAAAGTAACCTTCACGACTGGTTTCACACTGCCCGGAGGTTTTTAAAGCGATACTCATAGCCCTAAAAAGGGATGGAAATTTTATCAAGGAGAAAAACATTTCATGTATTTGTTGTTTCAGATACCATTGCCTTTACGTGCTCCTCTAGTGCCAtatttgccaaatttgtttTGTGAGGCAAATTTCAAGTCTAAAGCCAAATTGAAGTCTACAAGTTTTTCTCTAATCTATGTTTAGCATATGGAATTAACTCACTAGGATTGTTGCGTAAAAGATAGATACAAGATGAATAGATGGACAATAACAATTAGTGATTGTAAAAAGGGGTTTTCTGATGAACTTTGTGAAATTCTCAATCTGCCTAGGTGCCACGTAATTTATCCTTCAAGGTCGCGACAACTAACTTTCACGGTTGCGATGAGTAGTGTAACTGGGTCACACGGTCATGAACTCTAACCACGTGATCGCACGATCTAAATTTCTTGAGCAACACAATCACAACTTCTGCTTCACACAGTTGCAATGAGCAAACTTCTTCCTGTTCCACTTCCTTTCAATTGACCTCTTTTTGCTTCAATTTCACTTGATTGCTTCAACTATCTTTTCAACTAACTTTCCA
Proteins encoded in this window:
- the LOC104648452 gene encoding uncharacterized protein encodes the protein MKDADNEKQIIHAEFESLGEDNPLDDYNATLINNNIDNTCLYPLLQACEELESEKFNERNESNIRWDQEDSFEKEHPDQQQEGNIDGESNLNQIACEDGNPDNYHHIIKNNIINYGSRLLAKDENGGNYHFTQGLPRSTKFRSIGNLYKCTSRLSPIEDEYNWNHLTKKDPNMNH